The Cyprinus carpio isolate SPL01 chromosome B17, ASM1834038v1, whole genome shotgun sequence genome has a window encoding:
- the LOC122140202 gene encoding zinc transporter ZIP9 isoform X2 yields MDDFSSISLLSLAMLVGCYVAGTIPLAVNFSEEKLKLVTVLGAGLLCGTALAVIIPEGVHALYEEMLEGAHNHGHGQVEAEVSEPKVVEGVMGQSAEHGHSHEQLHAYIGVSLVLGFVFMLLVDQIGSSHMHSSDDPEAARTASSKVTTTLGLVVHAAADGVALGAAASTSQTSVQLIVFVAIMLHKAPAAFGLVSFLMHAGLERNRIRKHLLVFALAAPVLAMLTYVGLSQICPAGFPSPWERLRWQSEDYSPLALLL; encoded by the exons ATGGACGACTTCAGCTCCATCAGTCTGCTGTCTCTGGCTATGCTAGTCGGCTGCTATGTGGCTGGAACAATTCCCCTGGCTGTCAACTTCTCTGAG GAGAAGCTGAAGTTGGTGACAGTGTTGGGAGCCGGGCTGTTGTGTGGCACTGCGCTGGCTGTCATTATTCCAGAGGGAGTTCATGCACTCTATGAGGAAATGCTGGAAG GTGCGCACAACCATGGCCACGGGCAGGTGGAAGCAGAAGTTTCTGAACCGAAGGTAGTAGAAGGAGTCATGGGACAAAGCGCTGAACACGGCCACAGTCACGAGCAGCTCCACGCTTATATCGGCGTCTCTCTGGTGCTGGGCTTCGTCTTCATGCTGCTGGTGGATCAGATCGGCAGTTCTCACATGCACAGCAGTGATG ATCCAGAAGCAGCAAGGACTGCTAGCTCTAAGGTCACCACCACACTTGGATTGGTCGTTCATGctgcag CTGATGGTGTTGCTCTTGGAGCGGCTGCGTCCACGTCTCAGACCAGCGTCCAGCTCATTGTATTTGTGGCCATTATGTTGCATAAG GCTCCTGCTGCGTTTGGACTCGTCTCTTTCCTCATGCATGCGGGTTTAGAAAGAAACCGTATCCGGAAACATCTATTAGTCTTTGCCTTGGCTGCCCCTGTTTTGGCCATGCTCACCTACGTAGGACTCAGTCAG ATTTGTCCTGCAGGCTTCCCATCGCCATGGGAACGGCTGAGGTGGCAGAGTGAAGATTACTCACCTCTGGCTCTCCTGCTGTGA
- the LOC122140202 gene encoding zinc transporter ZIP9 isoform X1, with the protein MDDFSSISLLSLAMLVGCYVAGTIPLAVNFSEEKLKLVTVLGAGLLCGTALAVIIPEGVHALYEEMLEGAHNHGHGQVEAEVSEPKVVEGVMGQSAEHGHSHEQLHAYIGVSLVLGFVFMLLVDQIGSSHMHSSDDPEAARTASSKVTTTLGLVVHAAADGVALGAAASTSQTSVQLIVFVAIMLHKAPAAFGLVSFLMHAGLERNRIRKHLLVFALAAPVLAMLTYVGLSQSSKEALSDVNATGVAMLFSAGTFLYVATVHVLPEVGGMGGHSHSPGGSAGKGLSKVEVGALVLGCLIPLVLSIGHQH; encoded by the exons ATGGACGACTTCAGCTCCATCAGTCTGCTGTCTCTGGCTATGCTAGTCGGCTGCTATGTGGCTGGAACAATTCCCCTGGCTGTCAACTTCTCTGAG GAGAAGCTGAAGTTGGTGACAGTGTTGGGAGCCGGGCTGTTGTGTGGCACTGCGCTGGCTGTCATTATTCCAGAGGGAGTTCATGCACTCTATGAGGAAATGCTGGAAG GTGCGCACAACCATGGCCACGGGCAGGTGGAAGCAGAAGTTTCTGAACCGAAGGTAGTAGAAGGAGTCATGGGACAAAGCGCTGAACACGGCCACAGTCACGAGCAGCTCCACGCTTATATCGGCGTCTCTCTGGTGCTGGGCTTCGTCTTCATGCTGCTGGTGGATCAGATCGGCAGTTCTCACATGCACAGCAGTGATG ATCCAGAAGCAGCAAGGACTGCTAGCTCTAAGGTCACCACCACACTTGGATTGGTCGTTCATGctgcag CTGATGGTGTTGCTCTTGGAGCGGCTGCGTCCACGTCTCAGACCAGCGTCCAGCTCATTGTATTTGTGGCCATTATGTTGCATAAG GCTCCTGCTGCGTTTGGACTCGTCTCTTTCCTCATGCATGCGGGTTTAGAAAGAAACCGTATCCGGAAACATCTATTAGTCTTTGCCTTGGCTGCCCCTGTTTTGGCCATGCTCACCTACGTAGGACTCAGTCAG AGCAGTAAAGAGGCGTTATCTGACGTCAACGCCACCGGCGTGGCCATGCTGTTTTCCGCCGGCACCTTCCTATACGTAGCCACGGTGCACGTCCTCCCGGAAGTGGGCGGCATGGGCGGCCACAGCCACTCGCCTGGAGGCAGCGCAGGGAAGGGACTGAGCAAAGTGGAGGTTGGAGCTCTGGTTCTAGGCTGTCTGATACCTCTGGTGCTGTCCATAGGCCACCAGCACTAG
- the LOC122140203 gene encoding pleckstrin homology domain-containing family D member 1-like, protein MHLYRIIGECTCYYFNIIDFFFFFFFTTPPLLVLPVKESAMFSSSKPSLLLPWTSMDQADSDALDISTKVQLHGVLWKRPFGRPSAKWSRRFFIIKDSFLLYYAENEKKSFETNRYFNIHPKGVIPLGGCIVEPREDQGMPFAMVINHEDFTGNIVLAAESEPEQNQWVEMLQESGKVTWKNAQLGEAMIESLEAQGLQLAKEKQEYLDKLMEETEELCLQREQKAELERLNQLLEEEKQKFEEVVQELRTEQDQIKLDLDGTAQCLKGVENEKEELHNLTTILQKSLEELSQEKKRTLELLRDRGQDVAETGSDRRASLDSQNPEVQLQGNLRHIEEQMKSLLKEKEQAEERLKENEKRAKVLQEEREFYSSQAQTLQQSLTQLTADKQHTEEELKAEMESRVELECRLKLAEEALQDLEQGLNATERTHEREERMKGDVSHLRKFFEECICAAEIEAKLPSIMKNAVYLHKAAARRIKSCRIQRRASRQHWLKHSQSFASSRGASSSSLEELRETARRLTSDSCLRQRAYKIITRQKSVQSED, encoded by the exons ATGCATCTCTATAGGATTATTGGAGAGTGTACTTGCTACTATTTtaacattattgattttttttttttttttttttttaccacacctCCTCTTCTCGTACTTCCTGTGAAAGAGTCAGCTATGTTCTCCTCGTCCAAACCCTCCCTACTCTTGCCCTGGACCTCCATGGATCAAGCTGACTCGGACGCTTTAGATATCAGCACTAAAGTGCAACTGCATGGGGTTCTGTGGAAAAGACCTTTCGGGAGGCCCTCAGCCAAGTGGTCCCGCAG ATTCTTCATCATCAAGGATAGTTTTCTTTTGTACTATGCTGAGAACGAGAAAAAAAGCTTTGAGACCAATAGATACTTCAACATTCACCCCAAG GGGGTGATTCCATTAGGTGGATGCATCGTCGAGCCAAGAGAAGATCAAGGCATGCCATTTGCAATGGTTATCAACCATGAAGACTTCACA GGAAACATTGTCCTGGCTGCTGAATCAGAGCCAGAGCAGAACCAATGGGTGGAGATGCTACAAGAGTCAGGAAAAGT CACTTGGAAGAATGCTCAGTTGGGTGAGGCTATGATTGAGAGTCTTGAAGCTCAGGGGCTACAGCTGGCTAAAGAAAAGCAGGAATACTTAG atAAGCTCATGGAGGAGACTGAAGAACTGTGCTTGCAAAGAGAACAAAAGGCG GAGCTGGAGAGACTGAATCAATTGCTGGAGGAAGAAAAGCAGAAGTTTGAGGAAGTGGTTCAAGAGCTGAGAACAGAACAAGATCAAATTAAACT AGATCTGGATGGTACTGCTCAGTGTCTGAAAGGAGTGGAAAATGAGAAAGAGGAGCTTCACAATCTTACCACAATTCTGCAGAAGTCTTTAGAG GAGTTATCCCAAGAGAAAAAGCGTACCCTCGAGCTGCTGCGAGATAGAGGACAGGATGTAGCTGAAACAGGAAGTGATCGGCGGGCCTCTTTAGACTCTCAGAATCCAGAGGTGCAGCTTCAGGGCAACCTGCGGCACATCGAGGAGCAGATGAAGAGCCTGCTTAAGGAGAAAGAACAGGCAGAAGAAAG GCTGAAAGAGAATGAAAAGCGAGCCAAAGTTCTGCAGGAGGAGAGGGAGTTTTATTCTTCTCAAGCTCAAACTCTCCAGCAGTCGCTCACACAGCTCACAGCAGACAAACAGCACACAGAGGAAGAGCTGAAG gcagaGATGGAGTCTCGTGTGGAACTGGAGTGTAGGCTGAAATTGGCTGAGGAGGCTCTGCAAGATCTAGAGCAGGGTCTAAATGCAACAGAACGCACCCATGAGAGGGAAGAAAGAATGAAAGGAGACGTCAGCCATCTCCGCA AGTTCTTTGAGGAATGTATCTGTGCGGCGGAGATTGAGGCCAAATTACCATCCATCATGAAGAACGCAGTGTATCTGCATAAAGCTGCTGCTCGACGCATCAAAAGTTGCCGTATCCAGAGACGGGCCTCCAGACAGCACTGGT